From one Asterias amurensis chromosome 14, ASM3211899v1 genomic stretch:
- the LOC139946840 gene encoding organic cation transporter protein-like isoform X2 yields MHFDRILGLLGEFGPYQRRIFFLICLVSVPGAFHKLAQVFLGASSDHWCAVPEWDNQDCTAWNLTDAECELAKKNASIPQSDGEGYDQCERYNVTGVSFHPGLDPRNLSVEGCLDGWVFDTSQYQTTIKTDFNLVCDRKSLSNLAQSVYFVGILIGSLVFGSLADWIGRTKTMYIALTLWLVASIAVAFSPSIEAYAIFRAFGGAGSYGTFLPAYVLGTEFVGPSKRVIAGIVGQIFFAIGLMMLAGIAYLVRAWRTLELVITVPILLFFLYIPILPESARWLINRGRHKEAEKIIRKVAKVNKKELPDVLFEDDEIDELKVKLKTERKLTVLDLFKTPNTAVKTINLMFNWCVNSLVYYGLSLSIPDLASNGYLAFFISGAIEIPAYLFAMVSIEKLGRRFNLSATMVIGGAACLGTIFIGPGIWQTVVAMIGKFCVAASFSIVYIYSAEIFPTPLRTAGMGICSMASRIGGILSPLILLLRDTWEPLPLVLFGGPSILAGLLALLLPETKGRSLPETVEEAEQFGRCSCLSSSEYTHVHREKEAIGTKEL; encoded by the exons ATGCATTTTGACCGGATCCTTGGGCTCCTGGGTGAATTTGGCCCTTACCAGCGTCGAATCTTCTTTCTCATCTGTCTCGTAAGTGTACCCGGGGCTTTTCATAAGCTAGCCCAGGTGTTCCTTGGGGCATCCAGTGATCACTGGTGTGCCGTGCCGGAGTGGGACAACCAAGATTGCACGGCGTGGAATCTCACCGATGCAGAGTGCGAACTTGCCAAGAAGAATGCGTCGATCCCACAGTCTGATGGGGAGGGTTATGATCAGTGTGAACGGTACAACGTGACGGGGGTTTCTTTCCATCCTGGTTTGGACCCGAGGAACTTAAGTGTGGAGGGATGCTTGGATGGGTGGGTGTTCGACACCAGTCAGTACCAGACCACTATTAAAACCGAT TTTAATTTAGTGTGCGACAGGAAATCATTGTCAAACTTAGCCCAATCTGTCTACTTTGTTGGGATCTTGATTGGCTCTTTGGTCTTTGGGTCGCTCGCTGATTG GATCGGGCGAACTAAGACGATGTACATCGCTTTGACCCTGTGGTTAGTTGCTTCCATTGCTGTTGCATTTTCGCCAAGTATTGAAGCTTATGCTATATTCAGAGCATTTGGAGGAGCAGGGAGCTATGGCACCTTTCTTCCTGCATACGTGCTTG GAACGGAGTTCGTAGGTCCGTCCAAGCGTGTTATCGCTGGGATCGTGGGGCAGATCTTTTTTGCCATCGGGCTAATGATGTTAGCAGGTATTGCGTACCTTGTCCGGGCTTGGCGTACACTTGAGCTTGTCATCACGGTACCGATCCTCTTATTCTTCCTCTACATACC TATTTTGCCCGAGTCGGCAAGGTGGTTGATTAATAGAGGGCGGCACAAAGAAGCTGAAAAAATCATCCGAAAAGTTGCCAAGGTGAACAAAAAGGAGCTTCCCGATGTGctgtttgaagatgatgaaattGATGAACTAAAG GTGAAACTGAAAACTGAACGCAAGCTGACAGTTTTGGACTTGTTTAAGACGCCCAACACTGCTGTCAAGACGATCAACCTTATGTTTAATTG GTGTGTTAACAGCTTGGTGTACTATGGGCTCTCTTTAAGCATACCAGACCTAGCCTCTAATGGCTACTTGGCTTTCTTCATATCTGGTGCCATTGAGATCCCAGCCTATCTATTTGCAATGGTTTCCATTGAGAAACTAGGTAGGCGGTTCAATCTGAGTGCCACCATGGTCATCGGCGGTGCAGCTTGTTTGGGTACCATATTTATAG GTCCTGGTATATGGCAAACTGTTGTTGCAATGATCGGCAAGTTCTGTGTGGCAGCATCATTCTCCATTGTCTATATCTACTCAGCAGAAATCTTCCCAACCCCTCTAAG GACAGCAGGAATGGGCATATGCTCAATGGCATCTAGGATTGGGGGTATCCTCTCGCCTCTTATTCTCCTCCTGAGGGACACTTGGGAACCTCTTCCACTGGTTCTGTTTGGAGGACCATCCATCTTGGCTGGTCTCCTAGCATTACTCTTACCTGAGACGAAAGGAAGATCACTGCCAGAGACAGTAGAGGAGGCTGAACAGTTTGGGAG GTGTAGCTGCTTGAGTTCTTCTGAATACACACATGTTCACAGG GAAAAGGAAGCCATCGGCACTAAAGAATTGTAA
- the LOC139946840 gene encoding organic cation transporter protein-like isoform X1, whose protein sequence is MHFDRILGLLGEFGPYQRRIFFLICLVSVPGAFHKLAQVFLGASSDHWCAVPEWDNQDCTAWNLTDAECELAKKNASIPQSDGEGYDQCERYNVTGVSFHPGLDPRNLSVEGCLDGWVFDTSQYQTTIKTDFNLVCDRKSLSNLAQSVYFVGILIGSLVFGSLADWIGRTKTMYIALTLWLVASIAVAFSPSIEAYAIFRAFGGAGSYGTFLPAYVLGTEFVGPSKRVIAGIVGQIFFAIGLMMLAGIAYLVRAWRTLELVITVPILLFFLYIPILPESARWLINRGRHKEAEKIIRKVAKVNKKELPDVLFEDDEIDELKVKLKTERKLTVLDLFKTPNTAVKTINLMFNWCVNSLVYYGLSLSIPDLASNGYLAFFISGAIEIPAYLFAMVSIEKLGRRFNLSATMVIGGAACLGTIFIGPGIWQTVVAMIGKFCVAASFSIVYIYSAEIFPTPLRTAGMGICSMASRIGGILSPLILLLRDTWEPLPLVLFGGPSILAGLLALLLPETKGRSLPETVEEAEQFGRKRKPSALKNCKDQEENEMSGQVNKGFYKHSTNGTI, encoded by the exons ATGCATTTTGACCGGATCCTTGGGCTCCTGGGTGAATTTGGCCCTTACCAGCGTCGAATCTTCTTTCTCATCTGTCTCGTAAGTGTACCCGGGGCTTTTCATAAGCTAGCCCAGGTGTTCCTTGGGGCATCCAGTGATCACTGGTGTGCCGTGCCGGAGTGGGACAACCAAGATTGCACGGCGTGGAATCTCACCGATGCAGAGTGCGAACTTGCCAAGAAGAATGCGTCGATCCCACAGTCTGATGGGGAGGGTTATGATCAGTGTGAACGGTACAACGTGACGGGGGTTTCTTTCCATCCTGGTTTGGACCCGAGGAACTTAAGTGTGGAGGGATGCTTGGATGGGTGGGTGTTCGACACCAGTCAGTACCAGACCACTATTAAAACCGAT TTTAATTTAGTGTGCGACAGGAAATCATTGTCAAACTTAGCCCAATCTGTCTACTTTGTTGGGATCTTGATTGGCTCTTTGGTCTTTGGGTCGCTCGCTGATTG GATCGGGCGAACTAAGACGATGTACATCGCTTTGACCCTGTGGTTAGTTGCTTCCATTGCTGTTGCATTTTCGCCAAGTATTGAAGCTTATGCTATATTCAGAGCATTTGGAGGAGCAGGGAGCTATGGCACCTTTCTTCCTGCATACGTGCTTG GAACGGAGTTCGTAGGTCCGTCCAAGCGTGTTATCGCTGGGATCGTGGGGCAGATCTTTTTTGCCATCGGGCTAATGATGTTAGCAGGTATTGCGTACCTTGTCCGGGCTTGGCGTACACTTGAGCTTGTCATCACGGTACCGATCCTCTTATTCTTCCTCTACATACC TATTTTGCCCGAGTCGGCAAGGTGGTTGATTAATAGAGGGCGGCACAAAGAAGCTGAAAAAATCATCCGAAAAGTTGCCAAGGTGAACAAAAAGGAGCTTCCCGATGTGctgtttgaagatgatgaaattGATGAACTAAAG GTGAAACTGAAAACTGAACGCAAGCTGACAGTTTTGGACTTGTTTAAGACGCCCAACACTGCTGTCAAGACGATCAACCTTATGTTTAATTG GTGTGTTAACAGCTTGGTGTACTATGGGCTCTCTTTAAGCATACCAGACCTAGCCTCTAATGGCTACTTGGCTTTCTTCATATCTGGTGCCATTGAGATCCCAGCCTATCTATTTGCAATGGTTTCCATTGAGAAACTAGGTAGGCGGTTCAATCTGAGTGCCACCATGGTCATCGGCGGTGCAGCTTGTTTGGGTACCATATTTATAG GTCCTGGTATATGGCAAACTGTTGTTGCAATGATCGGCAAGTTCTGTGTGGCAGCATCATTCTCCATTGTCTATATCTACTCAGCAGAAATCTTCCCAACCCCTCTAAG GACAGCAGGAATGGGCATATGCTCAATGGCATCTAGGATTGGGGGTATCCTCTCGCCTCTTATTCTCCTCCTGAGGGACACTTGGGAACCTCTTCCACTGGTTCTGTTTGGAGGACCATCCATCTTGGCTGGTCTCCTAGCATTACTCTTACCTGAGACGAAAGGAAGATCACTGCCAGAGACAGTAGAGGAGGCTGAACAGTTTGGGAG GAAAAGGAAGCCATCGGCACTAAAGAATTGTAAAGACCAAGAAGAGAATGAAATGTCTGGACAAGTCAACAAAGGTTTTTATAAACATAGTACAAATGGAACCATTTGA